The nucleotide window TCTCTCCGTAGGGATACCTGCTCTTCACAACTTTGATCATCTGTGTCATAATTTCCTCCATCGGAACCACCTGACTGACTGGTCAGGAAAAGGTCTATAAATCGTTTTCTATCACCTTTGGTTGATAACCATGGCCCTGATGCTCGCGGGGAAGGTCCTCGAGGTGAGGAATGGAAGGGCGATAGTCGACGTGGACGGCCAGCTCAAGGAGGCAAGGCTGGACTTTGTAAAAGATGTAAAACCCGGGGACTACGTGAAGATTTACTACGGCATAGTTCTTGAGAAGGTCAGCAGGAGCGAGGCCGAGGAAACCCTCGCGAGGTGCTCCTACCACCGCTCAAGAAAGCTCGAGCCCACCTTCACGGTTTCAAACCGGAGGTTTTAGAAAGGCTAAATAGCCCGTTTGAGAATCCAGGGTAGGTGAAGCTCATGTGTCTGGCGACCGTTGCGAAGGTTTTGGAGGTTGACAGGGAGAAGGGAACCGCGTGGGTGGACTTCGGAGGCGTCAAGAGAGAGGCCAGAATTGATTTGATGCCCGACGTCAAGCCCGGTGAATACGTGCTGATTCACACCGGCTTCATAATCGAGCGCGTTGATGAAGAGACCGCGAAGGAAATCCTCTCGGCCTGGGACGAGGTCTTCAAGCTGGAGAAGGACGCGATAGGCGGCTACTACTACCCGGGTGATTGATATGGGAACGCTGGACAA belongs to Thermococcus sp. AM4 and includes:
- a CDS encoding HypC/HybG/HupF family hydrogenase formation chaperone codes for the protein MALMLAGKVLEVRNGRAIVDVDGQLKEARLDFVKDVKPGDYVKIYYGIVLEKVSRSEAEETLARCSYHRSRKLEPTFTVSNRRF
- a CDS encoding HypC/HybG/HupF family hydrogenase formation chaperone — encoded protein: MCLATVAKVLEVDREKGTAWVDFGGVKREARIDLMPDVKPGEYVLIHTGFIIERVDEETAKEILSAWDEVFKLEKDAIGGYYYPGD